In one Vibrio sp. CB1-14 genomic region, the following are encoded:
- a CDS encoding class I SAM-dependent methyltransferase: MELHQVEFSTERSRSYKLALNQFPECWKEDTLMMYDFLSPQYGESILEIGAGSGFFSFDISTAIGPEGRLFVVDPSPDQLRPIYERADENITIMQRPAEDISLSEGVQLDAIWSRGAFHHVKSKEAVLSNLAQFAKPGARLVICDIFSGTKLSDYFDEHVAISCTTGHEVSFLSKPYAKSLCKLTGWSEPKFTDLALQWHFERKEDIGVFLSLLHSNKPEYSHKHSLDDAERLLGIRRTPTGWALNWPMTVMTAIKE; this comes from the coding sequence ATGGAGTTACATCAAGTCGAGTTCTCGACAGAACGATCTCGTTCGTACAAATTGGCTTTGAATCAATTTCCTGAGTGTTGGAAAGAAGACACGTTAATGATGTATGACTTTCTTTCCCCTCAATACGGTGAGTCAATACTAGAAATTGGAGCGGGAAGTGGCTTTTTCTCATTCGATATTTCTACCGCTATTGGTCCTGAAGGACGACTATTTGTTGTCGACCCTTCTCCAGACCAATTAAGACCCATTTACGAACGAGCAGATGAAAATATCACCATCATGCAAAGGCCTGCAGAAGATATTTCTCTTTCTGAAGGGGTTCAGCTCGATGCTATATGGTCACGCGGCGCTTTCCACCATGTAAAGAGTAAAGAGGCCGTCTTGAGCAACTTGGCGCAGTTTGCTAAGCCCGGCGCACGACTGGTGATTTGTGACATTTTCAGTGGCACTAAGCTATCAGACTATTTTGATGAGCATGTGGCTATTTCATGCACTACGGGCCACGAAGTCAGCTTTTTGAGCAAACCTTACGCCAAAAGTTTGTGCAAACTTACTGGGTGGAGCGAGCCTAAGTTCACTGATCTTGCACTACAGTGGCATTTTGAGCGAAAAGAAGATATCGGTGTCTTCCTGTCACTCCTTCATTCCAATAAGCCTGAGTATTCTCACAAACACAGTTTGGATGATGCAGAGCGACTACTTGGCATTCGCCGCACACCAACGGGGTGGGCACTCAATTGGCCAATGACAGTGATGACGGCCATTAAGGAATAA
- a CDS encoding LysE family translocator, with the protein MESQLAFITICIASASSPGPGMLAVLSNSLNQNMQRTIPVILGISTGLLLASILSNSWLLTLVHTNALAYQVMTGLCSSYIIYLGCRAIYYSTSQALIESRSYGYKSGVLISLLNPKTIVFFGALFPLFVKSEQYFALQAALLTLELVVITLSIHLLLSLATEKVARFLKRYVVTINRLTGLLFIALGLSGLMLQV; encoded by the coding sequence ATGGAAAGTCAGCTAGCGTTTATCACCATTTGCATAGCTTCAGCCTCATCTCCGGGACCGGGGATGCTGGCGGTATTGAGCAACAGTTTAAACCAGAATATGCAACGGACGATTCCGGTTATACTCGGTATTTCTACCGGGCTATTGCTGGCATCAATACTGTCTAACTCTTGGCTGTTGACCCTAGTTCATACGAACGCTCTTGCCTACCAAGTCATGACCGGATTATGTAGCAGCTACATTATCTACCTAGGCTGCCGTGCGATTTACTATTCAACAAGCCAGGCGCTGATTGAATCACGCTCCTATGGGTATAAGAGTGGCGTGCTGATCTCGTTGCTAAATCCAAAAACCATTGTCTTCTTTGGTGCGCTGTTTCCACTTTTCGTGAAAAGCGAGCAGTACTTTGCCTTGCAAGCCGCGCTGCTAACTCTAGAGCTCGTGGTGATTACGCTGTCAATACACCTGTTACTGTCGCTCGCAACGGAAAAAGTAGCTCGGTTTCTTAAACGATATGTCGTGACAATAAATCGACTAACAGGGCTGTTGTTTATTGCACTTGGGTTGAGCGGATTGATGCTTCAAGTATAA
- a CDS encoding DnaJ C-terminal domain-containing protein, translating into MSKRDYYSVLGVSKGASEKDIKKAYKRLAMKYHPDKNPGDTAAEASFKEVKEAYEVLTDTNKRRQYDQFGHAAFEGGGFGGHGGHSGGGGFDDIFGDAFRQRGGGFGGGGFGGGGFGGFEDIFSQARGGRGRPRAEKGQDQEYTLTVDFVDAIQGAEKVVELPINGESKKINVKVPVGIKDGEKIRFSGKGRPGINGGPAGDLLLTIATRSHAFLERDGNDLICLTKVSMVTAALGGEVEVNVLDSRFKLKIPAGTQSGRKFKMTGRGVTSRKGETGDLLVKIQVDTPTNLTDKQRELLEQFKATLA; encoded by the coding sequence ATGTCGAAAAGAGATTATTACAGCGTGCTAGGTGTCTCGAAAGGAGCCTCAGAAAAGGACATCAAAAAGGCCTACAAGCGCTTGGCGATGAAATACCATCCTGATAAAAATCCTGGAGACACTGCAGCAGAAGCGAGCTTTAAAGAAGTAAAAGAAGCTTACGAGGTGCTAACGGATACTAATAAACGTCGTCAGTATGACCAGTTTGGGCATGCGGCGTTTGAAGGTGGCGGTTTTGGTGGTCACGGCGGTCACAGCGGTGGTGGTGGCTTTGATGATATTTTCGGTGATGCATTTAGACAGCGTGGCGGCGGATTCGGCGGTGGCGGATTTGGCGGCGGTGGCTTTGGTGGTTTTGAGGACATTTTCTCTCAAGCTCGTGGCGGACGTGGCCGCCCCAGAGCAGAAAAAGGTCAAGATCAGGAATACACGTTAACCGTTGATTTTGTCGATGCGATTCAAGGTGCCGAAAAGGTAGTTGAACTGCCAATCAACGGTGAGAGCAAAAAGATCAATGTAAAAGTTCCGGTTGGCATTAAAGACGGAGAGAAGATCCGCTTCTCTGGAAAAGGTCGCCCAGGTATCAATGGTGGCCCAGCTGGTGATTTGCTATTGACCATCGCGACTCGTTCTCATGCTTTTCTTGAGCGTGATGGCAATGACCTTATCTGTTTGACCAAAGTTTCTATGGTCACGGCAGCTTTGGGCGGTGAAGTGGAAGTCAATGTGTTGGATAGCCGCTTTAAACTCAAAATTCCTGCTGGAACGCAATCAGGTCGAAAATTCAAAATGACCGGCCGTGGCGTGACGAGTCGTAAAGGTGAAACGGGTGACCTATTGGTAAAAATTCAGGTAGACACTCCGACGAATCTTACTGATAAGCAACGTGAACTGCTTGAGCAGTTCAAAGCAACGCTTGCATAA
- the yghU gene encoding glutathione-dependent disulfide-bond oxidoreductase: MTNQYVPPKVWTHDSESGGQWASINRPDSGARHEQPLPSGEHALQLYSLATPNGQKVTIMLEELLALGKTEAEYDAYTIKIGDGDQFGSGFVAVNPNSKIPALLDRTGDEPVRVFESGNILLYLAEKFDALLPKTANKRVEAMNWLFWLQGSAPYLGGGFGHFYAYAPEKFEYPINRFTMETKRQLHLLDARLAENQFLAGDEYTIADIATWPWYGNLVINNQYDAAQFLDVESYPNLIRWAKDIAERPAVKRGRIVNRVWGEKWETLAERHSASDIDEVLAKQPK, encoded by the coding sequence ATGACGAATCAATATGTTCCACCTAAAGTTTGGACGCACGATAGCGAAAGTGGTGGTCAGTGGGCTAGTATCAACCGACCTGATTCAGGAGCAAGACACGAACAGCCGCTTCCCTCTGGCGAGCATGCGCTACAGCTCTATTCGTTAGCAACACCCAACGGTCAAAAAGTCACTATCATGCTTGAAGAACTACTTGCACTTGGTAAGACAGAGGCGGAATACGACGCTTACACCATCAAAATCGGTGATGGCGACCAATTTGGCTCTGGCTTTGTAGCCGTGAACCCAAACTCAAAAATTCCAGCTTTACTGGATCGCACTGGCGACGAGCCAGTTCGCGTTTTTGAGTCGGGGAATATTCTGCTTTATCTCGCTGAAAAATTTGATGCGCTGTTACCTAAAACAGCTAACAAGCGCGTGGAAGCGATGAACTGGTTATTCTGGCTGCAAGGTTCAGCGCCTTATTTGGGAGGCGGTTTCGGCCACTTCTATGCTTATGCACCAGAAAAATTCGAATACCCAATCAATCGCTTCACAATGGAAACTAAACGCCAACTTCACCTTCTTGATGCGCGCCTAGCTGAGAATCAGTTCCTTGCGGGAGACGAGTACACGATTGCAGATATTGCTACCTGGCCATGGTATGGCAACTTAGTAATCAACAATCAGTACGACGCTGCCCAGTTCCTAGATGTTGAAAGTTACCCTAACCTAATACGCTGGGCAAAAGATATTGCAGAACGTCCAGCGGTGAAGCGAGGCCGTATTGTTAACCGTGTGTGGGGAGAAAAATGGGAAACGTTAGCCGAGCGCCACAGTGCATCCGATATTGACGAAGTCCTCGCCAAACAGCCTAAATAA
- a CDS encoding glutathione peroxidase, translated as MVFKALILGLLFGLFAKETLASSCPTLLDSTQRKLNSADTVSLCDEYQGKVLLVVNTASQCGFTGQFEQLENLHNQFKDQGFSVVGFPSNDFNQDRGSEENTAKVCYLDYGVTFPMMARSSVKGTDVNPVFSEIAKQSGITPKWNFYKYLVGRDGNVVGVFSTGTSPTDDKITTMIKQYL; from the coding sequence ATGGTTTTTAAAGCACTTATACTCGGACTGTTATTTGGCCTTTTCGCCAAGGAAACACTGGCGAGTAGTTGTCCAACCCTCCTAGATTCTACTCAGCGAAAACTAAACTCGGCCGATACAGTGAGCCTATGTGACGAATATCAAGGCAAAGTGTTGTTGGTAGTGAATACGGCCAGCCAATGTGGTTTTACCGGCCAATTCGAACAGTTAGAAAACCTGCATAATCAGTTTAAAGATCAGGGGTTTAGTGTCGTTGGTTTTCCTTCCAACGACTTCAATCAAGATAGAGGTAGCGAAGAGAATACCGCCAAAGTATGTTATCTCGATTATGGCGTGACGTTTCCAATGATGGCGCGTAGCTCAGTAAAAGGTACTGACGTCAATCCAGTTTTCTCTGAAATCGCCAAGCAAAGCGGTATTACTCCGAAATGGAATTTTTATAAATACCTAGTAGGGCGAGATGGCAATGTCGTCGGTGTGTTTTCGACAGGCACTTCTCCAACGGATGACAAAATCACCACTATGATCAAACAATACTTATGA
- the glgC gene encoding glucose-1-phosphate adenylyltransferase, producing the protein MPKENQYSHISSNARLRNTTAMILAGGKGTRLKELTSNIAKPAVSFGGKFKIIDFTLSNCINSGIRRVGVLTQYMAHDLISHIQSGWQSSYSALGEGVYIIPAQQRVGENWYRGTADALYQNLDLIKRVDHTERVLILGGDHIYKMDYSRMINFHVESGADVTVACIQKPIEQASEFGVMGLNEDGDIINFVEKPANPTPMPNNKDKALISMGIYIFNVDVLDAELRQALDDPNYKHDFGHNIIPSLIGRKKVKGYVFTERGHPGANGYWRDVGHVDEYYAATMDLLAPTPELDLYDTSWPIMTNQVQRPGVKFLFNDPQRRGFAVDSVLCAGAIISGGQVDHSLVSSDVRVEDFAEVKDSILLPRAVVGSSCKLKKVIVAEGCVVPDGTVIGYDLEEDQKRYTVTESGVVLVCSEMFETSNTASHQENPEAIIS; encoded by the coding sequence ATGCCGAAGGAAAACCAATATTCCCACATTTCTAGTAATGCGCGTTTGCGTAATACCACCGCGATGATTTTAGCGGGTGGGAAAGGCACTAGACTAAAAGAACTCACCTCAAATATCGCAAAACCTGCGGTATCCTTTGGCGGGAAGTTCAAAATCATCGATTTTACACTCTCCAACTGCATCAACTCGGGTATTCGTCGAGTTGGCGTGCTTACCCAATATATGGCGCACGATCTAATAAGCCACATCCAATCTGGCTGGCAGTCGTCTTATTCTGCGCTAGGTGAAGGGGTCTACATTATCCCTGCTCAGCAACGTGTTGGGGAAAACTGGTATCGCGGTACGGCCGATGCGTTGTACCAAAACCTCGACCTCATCAAACGTGTCGACCACACTGAACGTGTGTTGATCTTGGGCGGTGACCACATCTACAAAATGGACTACTCGCGCATGATCAACTTCCATGTTGAAAGCGGTGCGGATGTCACTGTTGCCTGTATCCAGAAACCAATTGAGCAGGCGTCAGAATTCGGCGTAATGGGTCTTAATGAAGATGGTGACATCATCAACTTTGTAGAAAAACCAGCCAACCCAACTCCAATGCCAAACAATAAAGATAAGGCGCTCATCTCAATGGGTATTTATATCTTTAATGTAGACGTGTTGGATGCCGAGCTTAGACAAGCCTTAGATGATCCAAACTATAAACACGACTTTGGACACAACATTATCCCTAGCCTTATTGGCCGCAAGAAGGTCAAAGGTTACGTGTTCACCGAGCGTGGTCATCCTGGTGCCAACGGCTATTGGCGCGATGTGGGTCATGTAGACGAGTACTACGCTGCAACAATGGACTTGCTTGCACCGACACCAGAACTTGATCTTTACGATACCAGCTGGCCTATCATGACCAACCAAGTGCAACGACCTGGGGTGAAGTTCTTATTCAATGACCCACAACGCCGAGGTTTCGCTGTTGACTCAGTCCTTTGCGCAGGTGCTATCATCTCCGGTGGTCAGGTTGACCATAGCTTGGTTTCCTCGGACGTTCGCGTCGAAGACTTTGCGGAAGTGAAAGACAGCATCTTGTTGCCGCGAGCCGTAGTTGGCAGTAGCTGTAAGCTAAAGAAAGTGATTGTTGCAGAAGGGTGTGTCGTCCCTGATGGTACTGTGATCGGCTATGATCTTGAAGAAGACCAAAAACGTTACACCGTCACCGAAAGTGGTGTGGTGTTGGTTTGCTCTGAGATGTTTGAAACAAGCAATACCGCTTCTCACCAAGAAAACCCTGAAGCGATTATTTCGTAA
- a CDS encoding AraC family transcriptional regulator, producing the protein MSKEEFCHLASFEAFNGMDVINAQFIDTTFGKHAHGEFVITLVDAGVQQFFHKGATHNAISGDICVISPDEIHTGSKGCEQGWRYRGIYPSEQQVRDIYKEMYSKDGLPSFRESIISDDRLKRQMHLLLSTIHSGGEQLEVESHLELLLVKIILQYGSSRLANTNGLDAKSNIIIARDYLADNCTNKVSLDELAHLTGVSKYHLIHEFKRHLGVTPHQFQVQQRVSYSKSLLKAGHKPIDVAVACGFHDQSHFHKTFVSAMGINPKTYQQQFFTR; encoded by the coding sequence ATGTCTAAAGAAGAATTCTGTCATCTGGCAAGCTTTGAGGCATTCAATGGAATGGATGTCATCAACGCACAGTTTATCGATACCACATTTGGCAAACACGCACATGGTGAGTTTGTGATTACGCTTGTTGATGCAGGTGTTCAGCAATTCTTTCATAAAGGTGCTACTCACAATGCCATCAGTGGCGATATTTGTGTTATCAGTCCAGACGAGATCCATACCGGCAGCAAAGGTTGTGAGCAAGGGTGGCGATATCGCGGTATCTACCCAAGTGAACAGCAAGTGCGCGATATCTATAAAGAGATGTACTCGAAAGATGGGTTGCCATCATTTCGTGAAAGCATCATCTCTGATGACCGGTTAAAACGGCAAATGCACCTACTGCTTTCTACTATTCATAGTGGTGGAGAGCAACTTGAAGTCGAGAGTCACTTAGAGCTGTTACTAGTAAAAATCATCTTGCAATACGGCTCATCTAGACTCGCGAATACTAATGGTTTGGATGCCAAATCCAACATCATTATTGCCCGTGATTATCTTGCTGACAATTGCACCAATAAGGTTTCACTCGATGAGCTGGCGCATTTAACCGGTGTAAGTAAATATCATTTGATCCATGAGTTTAAACGACATTTAGGCGTTACTCCTCACCAATTTCAAGTCCAACAAAGAGTCAGCTATTCTAAATCCTTATTAAAGGCAGGACACAAGCCCATTGATGTCGCAGTAGCCTGTGGTTTCCATGACCAAAGTCACTTTCACAAAACCTTCGTCAGCGCCATGGGGATCAACCCAAAGACCTACCAACAACAATTTTTTACAAGATAA